In a genomic window of Thunnus thynnus chromosome 16, fThuThy2.1, whole genome shotgun sequence:
- the ptbp1a gene encoding polypyrimidine tract-binding protein 1a isoform X3, whose product MNSANGNDSKKFKGDVRSPGVPSRVVHVRKLPNDINEAEVIGLGLPFGKVTNLLMLKGKNQAFLELNSEECAQTMVSYYSSVTPVIRNHPIYMQYSTHKELKTDNSPNQVRAQAALQAVNALHGGGMGSMAISADAGSMGGATTQSPVLRVIVENLFYPVTLDVLHQIFSKFGTVLKIITFTKNNQFQALIQYADGMTAQHAKLSLDGQNIYNACCTLRISFSKLTSLNVKYNNDKSRDYTRPDLPTADSQPSIDHQTMAAAAFAAPGIISASPYGGAHAFPPTFAIQQAGLSVPGIPSALASLGMGHGGMAAAAAAASRLGLSGLTASGGHNVLLVSNLNPESVTPHCLFILFGVYGDVMRVKILFNKKENALIQMSDGTQAQLAMSHLNGQRLHGRAMRVTLSKHTTVQLPREGHEDQGLTKDYSNSPLHRFKKPGSKNYSNIFPPSATLHLSNIPPSVVEDDLRRLFASSGATVKAFKFFQKDRKMALIQMGSVEEAIESLIEFHNHDLGENHHLRVSFSKSTI is encoded by the exons ATGAACTCAG CCAATGGCAACGACAGCAAAAAATTCAAAGGTGACGTTCGCAGTCCTGGTGTTCCGTCACGCGTGGTCCATGTACGCAAGCTGCCCAATGACATAAATGAGGCTGAGGTTATTGGCCTGGGGCTGCCCTTTGGAAAGGTCACTAATTTGCTGATGCTGAAAGGGAAAAACCAG GCATTCTTGGAACTGAACAGTGAGGAGTGTGCACAGACGATGGTGAGCTACTACTCCTCTGTCACTCCTGTCATCAGAAACCACCCCATTTACATGCAATACTCAACCCATAAAGAGCTCAAGACGGACAACTCCCCCAACCAGGTG CGTGCTCAGGCAGCTCTGCAGGCAGTCAATGCGCTGCATGGAGGTGGGATGGGAAGCATGGCGATTTCTGCAGATGCAGGTAGCATGGGAGGAGCCACAACCCAAAGCCCTGTACTCAGAGTCATTGTGGAAAATCTCTTCTATCCTGTCACCCTGGATGTGCTACACCAG ATTTTCTCAAAGTTCGGCACCGTGCTGAAGATCATCACTTTCACCAAGAACAACCAGTTCCAGGCTCTGATACAGTATGCCGATGGCATGACAGCTCAGCATGCTAAACTG TCTCTGGATGGACAGAACATCTACAATGCCTGCTGTACCCTGAGAATCAGCTTTTCCAAGCTCACCAGCCTGAATGTCAAGTACAACAACGACAAGAGTAGGGACTACACTCGACCAGACCTCCCCACTGCAGATTCACAGCCTTCCATTGACCACCAGACCATGGCAGCTGCTGCATTTG CTGCACCAGGCATAATTTCTGCCTCTCCCTATGGGGGAGCTCATGCTTTCCCCCCAACCTTTGCCATCCAACAGGCAG GTCTGTCAGTGCCTGGTATTCCCAGTGCCCTGGCGTCCCTGGGTATGGGGCACGGTGGCATGGCGGCTGCAGCAGCGGCTGCCAGCCGGCTCGGCCTATCAGGGCTCACTGCCTCTGGGGGACACAATGTCTTGTTGGTCAGCAATCTGAACCCTGAG AGCGTTACGCCACACTGCCTCTTTATTCTTTTCG GTGTGTATGGCGATGTGATGAGAGTGAAGATCCTGTTCAATAAAAAGGAGAATGCTCTGATCCAGATGTCTGATGGCACACAGGCTCAGCTAG CTATGAGCCACCTGAATGGCCAGCGGCTTCATGGCAGGGCCATGCGTGTGACATTGTCAAAACACACCACAGTGCAGCTGCCCAGAGAAGGCCACGAGGACCAGGGCCTCACAAAGGACTACAGCAATTCACCACTGCACCGTTTCAAGAAGCCCGGCTCCAAAAATTACTCCAACATCTTCCCACCCTCTGCGACACTCCATCTCTCCAACATACc GCCTTCTGTGGTGGAGGATGACCTCAGGAGGCTTTTTGCCAGCTCAGGAGCCACAGTCAAGGCCTTCAAATTCTTTCA aaaagaCCGTAAGATGGCCCTGATCCAGATGGGCTCAGTCGAGGAGGCAATTGAGTCCCTCATCGAGTTCCACAACCACGATCTGGGAGAGAACCACCACCTTCGAGTGTCCTTCTCAAAGTCCACCATCTGA
- the ptbp1a gene encoding polypyrimidine tract-binding protein 1a isoform X1 gives MDGRLDADLYPLGSGYVPEIDSVHDISVGTKRGSDELFSSCISNGPYIMNSANGNDSKKFKGDVRSPGVPSRVVHVRKLPNDINEAEVIGLGLPFGKVTNLLMLKGKNQAFLELNSEECAQTMVSYYSSVTPVIRNHPIYMQYSTHKELKTDNSPNQVRAQAALQAVNALHGGGMGSMAISADAGSMGGATTQSPVLRVIVENLFYPVTLDVLHQIFSKFGTVLKIITFTKNNQFQALIQYADGMTAQHAKLSLDGQNIYNACCTLRISFSKLTSLNVKYNNDKSRDYTRPDLPTADSQPSIDHQTMAAAAFAAPGIISASPYGGAHAFPPTFAIQQAGLSVPGIPSALASLGMGHGGMAAAAAAASRLGLSGLTASGGHNVLLVSNLNPESVTPHCLFILFGVYGDVMRVKILFNKKENALIQMSDGTQAQLAMSHLNGQRLHGRAMRVTLSKHTTVQLPREGHEDQGLTKDYSNSPLHRFKKPGSKNYSNIFPPSATLHLSNIPPSVVEDDLRRLFASSGATVKAFKFFQKDRKMALIQMGSVEEAIESLIEFHNHDLGENHHLRVSFSKSTI, from the exons ATGGACGG CCGCCTAGACGCTGACTTGTACCCTCTGGGATCCGGCTACGTCCCTGAAATTGA CAGTGTCCATGACATATCAGTTGGCACAAAG aggGGATCCGACGAACTCTTTTCTTCCTGCATATCCAACGGGCCCTATATCATGAACTCAG CCAATGGCAACGACAGCAAAAAATTCAAAGGTGACGTTCGCAGTCCTGGTGTTCCGTCACGCGTGGTCCATGTACGCAAGCTGCCCAATGACATAAATGAGGCTGAGGTTATTGGCCTGGGGCTGCCCTTTGGAAAGGTCACTAATTTGCTGATGCTGAAAGGGAAAAACCAG GCATTCTTGGAACTGAACAGTGAGGAGTGTGCACAGACGATGGTGAGCTACTACTCCTCTGTCACTCCTGTCATCAGAAACCACCCCATTTACATGCAATACTCAACCCATAAAGAGCTCAAGACGGACAACTCCCCCAACCAGGTG CGTGCTCAGGCAGCTCTGCAGGCAGTCAATGCGCTGCATGGAGGTGGGATGGGAAGCATGGCGATTTCTGCAGATGCAGGTAGCATGGGAGGAGCCACAACCCAAAGCCCTGTACTCAGAGTCATTGTGGAAAATCTCTTCTATCCTGTCACCCTGGATGTGCTACACCAG ATTTTCTCAAAGTTCGGCACCGTGCTGAAGATCATCACTTTCACCAAGAACAACCAGTTCCAGGCTCTGATACAGTATGCCGATGGCATGACAGCTCAGCATGCTAAACTG TCTCTGGATGGACAGAACATCTACAATGCCTGCTGTACCCTGAGAATCAGCTTTTCCAAGCTCACCAGCCTGAATGTCAAGTACAACAACGACAAGAGTAGGGACTACACTCGACCAGACCTCCCCACTGCAGATTCACAGCCTTCCATTGACCACCAGACCATGGCAGCTGCTGCATTTG CTGCACCAGGCATAATTTCTGCCTCTCCCTATGGGGGAGCTCATGCTTTCCCCCCAACCTTTGCCATCCAACAGGCAG GTCTGTCAGTGCCTGGTATTCCCAGTGCCCTGGCGTCCCTGGGTATGGGGCACGGTGGCATGGCGGCTGCAGCAGCGGCTGCCAGCCGGCTCGGCCTATCAGGGCTCACTGCCTCTGGGGGACACAATGTCTTGTTGGTCAGCAATCTGAACCCTGAG AGCGTTACGCCACACTGCCTCTTTATTCTTTTCG GTGTGTATGGCGATGTGATGAGAGTGAAGATCCTGTTCAATAAAAAGGAGAATGCTCTGATCCAGATGTCTGATGGCACACAGGCTCAGCTAG CTATGAGCCACCTGAATGGCCAGCGGCTTCATGGCAGGGCCATGCGTGTGACATTGTCAAAACACACCACAGTGCAGCTGCCCAGAGAAGGCCACGAGGACCAGGGCCTCACAAAGGACTACAGCAATTCACCACTGCACCGTTTCAAGAAGCCCGGCTCCAAAAATTACTCCAACATCTTCCCACCCTCTGCGACACTCCATCTCTCCAACATACc GCCTTCTGTGGTGGAGGATGACCTCAGGAGGCTTTTTGCCAGCTCAGGAGCCACAGTCAAGGCCTTCAAATTCTTTCA aaaagaCCGTAAGATGGCCCTGATCCAGATGGGCTCAGTCGAGGAGGCAATTGAGTCCCTCATCGAGTTCCACAACCACGATCTGGGAGAGAACCACCACCTTCGAGTGTCCTTCTCAAAGTCCACCATCTGA
- the ptbp1a gene encoding polypyrimidine tract-binding protein 1a isoform X2: MDGRLDADLYPLGSGYVPEIDVHDISVGTKRGSDELFSSCISNGPYIMNSANGNDSKKFKGDVRSPGVPSRVVHVRKLPNDINEAEVIGLGLPFGKVTNLLMLKGKNQAFLELNSEECAQTMVSYYSSVTPVIRNHPIYMQYSTHKELKTDNSPNQVRAQAALQAVNALHGGGMGSMAISADAGSMGGATTQSPVLRVIVENLFYPVTLDVLHQIFSKFGTVLKIITFTKNNQFQALIQYADGMTAQHAKLSLDGQNIYNACCTLRISFSKLTSLNVKYNNDKSRDYTRPDLPTADSQPSIDHQTMAAAAFAAPGIISASPYGGAHAFPPTFAIQQAGLSVPGIPSALASLGMGHGGMAAAAAAASRLGLSGLTASGGHNVLLVSNLNPESVTPHCLFILFGVYGDVMRVKILFNKKENALIQMSDGTQAQLAMSHLNGQRLHGRAMRVTLSKHTTVQLPREGHEDQGLTKDYSNSPLHRFKKPGSKNYSNIFPPSATLHLSNIPPSVVEDDLRRLFASSGATVKAFKFFQKDRKMALIQMGSVEEAIESLIEFHNHDLGENHHLRVSFSKSTI; the protein is encoded by the exons ATGGACGG CCGCCTAGACGCTGACTTGTACCCTCTGGGATCCGGCTACGTCCCTGAAATTGA TGTCCATGACATATCAGTTGGCACAAAG aggGGATCCGACGAACTCTTTTCTTCCTGCATATCCAACGGGCCCTATATCATGAACTCAG CCAATGGCAACGACAGCAAAAAATTCAAAGGTGACGTTCGCAGTCCTGGTGTTCCGTCACGCGTGGTCCATGTACGCAAGCTGCCCAATGACATAAATGAGGCTGAGGTTATTGGCCTGGGGCTGCCCTTTGGAAAGGTCACTAATTTGCTGATGCTGAAAGGGAAAAACCAG GCATTCTTGGAACTGAACAGTGAGGAGTGTGCACAGACGATGGTGAGCTACTACTCCTCTGTCACTCCTGTCATCAGAAACCACCCCATTTACATGCAATACTCAACCCATAAAGAGCTCAAGACGGACAACTCCCCCAACCAGGTG CGTGCTCAGGCAGCTCTGCAGGCAGTCAATGCGCTGCATGGAGGTGGGATGGGAAGCATGGCGATTTCTGCAGATGCAGGTAGCATGGGAGGAGCCACAACCCAAAGCCCTGTACTCAGAGTCATTGTGGAAAATCTCTTCTATCCTGTCACCCTGGATGTGCTACACCAG ATTTTCTCAAAGTTCGGCACCGTGCTGAAGATCATCACTTTCACCAAGAACAACCAGTTCCAGGCTCTGATACAGTATGCCGATGGCATGACAGCTCAGCATGCTAAACTG TCTCTGGATGGACAGAACATCTACAATGCCTGCTGTACCCTGAGAATCAGCTTTTCCAAGCTCACCAGCCTGAATGTCAAGTACAACAACGACAAGAGTAGGGACTACACTCGACCAGACCTCCCCACTGCAGATTCACAGCCTTCCATTGACCACCAGACCATGGCAGCTGCTGCATTTG CTGCACCAGGCATAATTTCTGCCTCTCCCTATGGGGGAGCTCATGCTTTCCCCCCAACCTTTGCCATCCAACAGGCAG GTCTGTCAGTGCCTGGTATTCCCAGTGCCCTGGCGTCCCTGGGTATGGGGCACGGTGGCATGGCGGCTGCAGCAGCGGCTGCCAGCCGGCTCGGCCTATCAGGGCTCACTGCCTCTGGGGGACACAATGTCTTGTTGGTCAGCAATCTGAACCCTGAG AGCGTTACGCCACACTGCCTCTTTATTCTTTTCG GTGTGTATGGCGATGTGATGAGAGTGAAGATCCTGTTCAATAAAAAGGAGAATGCTCTGATCCAGATGTCTGATGGCACACAGGCTCAGCTAG CTATGAGCCACCTGAATGGCCAGCGGCTTCATGGCAGGGCCATGCGTGTGACATTGTCAAAACACACCACAGTGCAGCTGCCCAGAGAAGGCCACGAGGACCAGGGCCTCACAAAGGACTACAGCAATTCACCACTGCACCGTTTCAAGAAGCCCGGCTCCAAAAATTACTCCAACATCTTCCCACCCTCTGCGACACTCCATCTCTCCAACATACc GCCTTCTGTGGTGGAGGATGACCTCAGGAGGCTTTTTGCCAGCTCAGGAGCCACAGTCAAGGCCTTCAAATTCTTTCA aaaagaCCGTAAGATGGCCCTGATCCAGATGGGCTCAGTCGAGGAGGCAATTGAGTCCCTCATCGAGTTCCACAACCACGATCTGGGAGAGAACCACCACCTTCGAGTGTCCTTCTCAAAGTCCACCATCTGA